The genomic stretch gaaattgcagaaggtatcaagaaacctctttacttagaagctctggtaagaacttctgaactccctagcactatctcagggggagctcttatctatctgatctgatattattcatgtttcatctgctaattaagattgttttgtcatcatcaaaaagggggagattgtaagaacaaaaattgttctacaacagattccttgattttgatgataacaaaggatgaaaccaaaaatggcaccctaacgaaaagtttctaagtgtgcagggttctaaagaaagaaggaagaaatctgatgatgtcatcagatacagaaccagatcagatacaaattatcagaagataagaagcatctgaagtagaaacacgttcaagaaagtctaactctgagcaaaacagcaaagtatcagaagcatttgaacaagaagtaagctctagaagttctgactctgatcaacgctatctctaaactccagaacttatcagcgctatctgaagaatccatcagaatccaaaagagatcaacatcagaagcaagactccaagattctcagatacacgaagactctgatcatggaattgctaattatgaaagagtaacgttaaagtcaagtaaaggtttgcaaatggttttcctaatacagaaagagacgttaatctccaatttcaataaagaagatactatatgtggtaagtagtcatttcaaggagagaaagttatcctgcagaagctatttaagtgatggcgtaaattcattttaatatccaccagtttcaactactacctcactgatctatataaaggactgcaaatcaacattcagcaaaaaaaacacatacaaggaaaaattatactgaaacatcaacgctcaagaaaacactcttgctctctaaatcttcacgaagcttttgcttataacgtgaatcactttgttcttactattgtaatacttgcttatcttagaagcacactagattacataaatcttttatctattgtttgtttatttcctcaagtgactctgtgtagtctgtatacttgagaggactaagagatctttctcttagacgttgtttgtaatctttcaagattagtggattaagtccttgttgaaggcgaaatcacctcggccgggtggactggagtagctttgtgttataagcgaaccagtataaaatcattgtgtggttttcattttgaaaaagcgcttatttttccaaacaattcaaaccccccctttcttgtttttctcaccttcatatTGATGATTTACTTGGGATTCAACTCATTAAAATAATTTACCCTTATtttttaaaagtatttttaagaaaataaatttcatattcattttttaaCAAAATATTCTAACATCATAAAAGTTACATCAACTAATTATCTCGAATTTCAAAAATATATTATAATAGATGTGGAAATTCAAACACCATTAACTAAATTTTCCTTTTTCTGAAATTATAACAGTAAAAATACCacttaaaataaatatttttaatcTAATCGTAGATCTTACACAATTTCAAAGATAAATCATTTTTAgttaattttaaaatataattaaatatgtCACAACGTTTTAGCGTGTCTGTATactttactattttattttttatataatacTAGATTAGAAACTAAAGACAAATAACAAGATTCTTGATTTCTCACTTATGAgaatatataatttttttcaAAGAGAACTATATTTTActctttttttttaataataatcATAGAGAGtataataaaaatattgaaaataataTCTAAAAAAAGAACACTCATATTTTAATTTATATCAATAATAAAATCAGTTAAATTTTTACAATCTCATTAATTAAGTTAAAATAActatttaaaaaaattaagtctaaaatttaacaaaataaatataaattgtataaaactaataaaattttatttgataataattgcaaataaatttttaattttatttaacACTAAGTATAAATACACATTTTTAACTTAAAATTGAATATCTAAATCAAAGTTAACTACTAAAAAGACATGAAAACCAAAACAATTATTTATTAAGTTTGATACATATTATTTTCATAAAATTTATAGaccttatttttatttttattgcaattattttttaattataaatattaaAGAAAAGAAATTTTATAATATATTTTCAATATAATGTCTTTAAATAATTTTAGATAATTTTAATTCTACATTCTTATGTTGGACAAATAAATTAAAGACAAACAATAAGATTATGTATTTTTCACATATAAAAGAATCGAGTTTATAATTTATTCTTTTGTTTATAATAATGATTATAGTAAATAAAAGACCAAATTTATAGGCTCAGTTTTGATCTATAACAGAAAAGTAGTCTCAATATGTTGTTAAAATAACACAGCTCGTGTTGGTGGGTGGGGTGTTGTTGAACACCTATCATGTCTTCCATGCTTTTCAACAAAAAGGCAAAAGCAACAAACTGAGACTAGTCAACCATGATGACACATAACATTTATTTATTTACAGAAACTATAAGTTCTCAAGCATACAACAAGATAAAGGGAAGTACTGCTGAATTCTAGTGGCAACAAGAGGTATTTCACATAGCATTTACAAGTTTACAAGGATGCTTGGCTATGAAACCTCATGTCAATTAACAAACTCTACATGATTTAGGAGCTTTCACAAGTCTCCAAAGTCACACTTTGGCTGCGCCTCTTCCTCTCGCTCACctgaaaagaagaagaaaaatcgATCATTTAAGATATGAACATCAGACACAATACCAACACAGACACGATAATAATTCAAGAAAATGGAAGTAATTGAATGTAATCATGTCTTGATGTCAAATATCAAAACCACCTTCAATCTAAGGTGTTGGTACTACATAGATTATTAAGCAAAAAACAAGTTTGAAGTTATACCTGAGTCCATGAAGGGGGCAAGGATGCACCACGCGCAGGCTTAGGGGGCAAGGATGCGTCGCGTGCAGGCTTCCTTAATTGTTTAATCTGTTGAAGACGGGATGCTATCTCATCCAAAAGCTTCAACTGACCTTTTTCGTTTTCGCCTTTGTCTGTAAACAAAGTCAATTTCTCTTTTTCATGCTTCACTGTCCTCAACCTTTCTCCAAGAACTTCAATCTCATTGTCAATCCTTAACTTTTCATTATGAACCAAATACGGAGAATCACTTTCAGTGTCGAAAGGCATAGATTTGCATTTTGAGTCAGCATCTGAACAACTTGCGTGTTCAAGACGTGTATTCATCGGTTTGTCTGAAAGAGTAGTACTACATGAAGAGCTGCTTGAATTTTCAATTTCCTTTTCCTTATGTTCGATGTTGTCATCAATAACATGGACGTCAAGAACATCGGACTCGGTATCATCGAAAGAGCTATGCAGATCATCGCACGCTTGATCCTTGTGTCTACTGTTCTTCTCCAGCTCTTGTCCATGTTCCGTATCGGTAAAATCTCTCTTAACATTTGATACGGCACTTTCTGTCTGCGGTGGATCATCATATATTTCAAACGAAAGTGGTGACTGTTGTTTCCATTCATTAAGCCGTACATCCGCCGACTTAGATTTCGACTCACAATTTCCTGTCAAACACATTTGCCTATACCTTTCGAGTTCCTTTTCCAGAAAGAGATTCTCCTTTTCCCTTCTTATCAGAATCTCTTGCATAATACTCATCTCTTCTTCATCATAAGCAACTCTTTCTTCAATTAACCTATCGTATTGTCTCATCTCCATTTCCATCAAAGCTTTCTCCTCTTGCAGACGCAATATCATAGCCATGGCTTCATCCGCAGCAGTAGCAGCTGCAGCTCTCTCCTTCTCTAACTCTAGATAAAGAGCAGCGTAAGCAGCTTTCTCTTCTTCAAGCGCGTTTTCATACATCTTGATACGGCTGTCTTCATTTCCAACAACATGAATATTATCTCTTGTAGTAGCACTCGAGTAGTGCTCCAAAGTCGATGAATATATTCCCTGTCCCGGACTTTCAATTATTGATGTATTGAATTCATAACTGTGACATGTTTTTTCGTCCAAATCATGGCTCGTCCGGTCATAGTCATCGCCTAAATAACACGATGGAAAAATTAAGGAAGTTAAATTTATACGGGAACTACCGAGCTAGTATACTATAGCATATATACGAAGACGGCAAATTCATATGATGGACAATACAAGAATTTAATCAAAATCATCGAAAGAAAGAACGATAACTATGTTGAAGATTTCTCACTTACAATGCAAACTACCTTCTTTGCCTGACGCAGAATTTGAGCTCTGACTGGATCTATCTTTAATCATACCGCTGCTTCCATCACAAGGCGTGGAAGTGAATGTAACATCAGACTGGAAACTATGACGACGAATAACCGAATCGATTTTTCCACAATCATAACCACTCCTCTTCCTACGCCGAAACCCTGACCTACGTTTCAAACTCAAAACCCCCTTTCCTTTAACATCATACCCAATTTCTCGCAAACGTGGACTCGAACTCAAACTCTCATCTTCTAATTCAACAATCCTATTATCATTATTACCACATGTTTTctcatcaacattaacaaccatTTTGTTCTCattgatattgtttaaagaatgaTCTTTCTTCACCCAAACCAAATCAAATGGAAACCTCTTCAACGCCATTACTTGAATGGAACATATCTTCCTTAAAGGCCATTCAAACAATAACATATGAAAACAAAGATAGCTATTTCTATAACCTAAAATCCCTTTGCAAGGACAAGGAAGATAAAATCCAAAAAACCTAAGAAATTTGGCAACAAAGAAAGCAAAAGTGGATCCACATAGTAATACATAAGCTACAAAAAGGTCAATAAAGGATCCAATTATTCCTCCTAAACTCCATGAATCAGTTTCCTCTAAAGCCATTTTCATAAGCTCAACCTGCATACTCTAAAGTCTCAACAATGAATTAAAGAGAAAGAACAAAAAAAGACACAAGACCCAACAAGAAAAAACTAATCTTTTTAGTTCCAAACATGTTATTATCACAAAATCATGAATACcaaaaaggaaaaatcaaatATTTAGATCAAAGTAAGTAATAGAACAAGTTgtagaagaaaaagaaaatacAACAAAAAGTGAATACCATGGTTTGTTGAAGGAAAGGGGTGAGATGAAAAACCCAGAAAGAAAAG from Lathyrus oleraceus cultivar Zhongwan6 chromosome 7, CAAS_Psat_ZW6_1.0, whole genome shotgun sequence encodes the following:
- the LOC127107629 gene encoding myosin-binding protein 3 isoform X2 gives rise to the protein MQVELMKMALEETDSWSLGGIIGSFIDLFVAYVLLCGSTFAFFVAKFLRFFGFYLPCPCKGILGYRNSYLCFHMLLFEWPLRKICSIQVMALKRFPFDLVWVKKDHSLNNINENKMVVNVDEKTCGNNDNRIVELEDESLSSSPRLREIGYDVKGKGVLSLKRRSGFRRRKRSGYDCGKIDSVIRRHSFQSDVTFTSTPCDGSSGMIKDRSSQSSNSASGKEGDDYDRTSHDLDEKTCHSYEFNTSIIESPGQGIYSSTLEHYSSATTRDNIHVVGNEDSRIKMYENALEEEKAAYAALYLELEKERAAAATAADEAMAMILRLQEEKALMEMEMRQYDRLIEERVAYDEEEMSIMQEILIRREKENLFLEKELERYRQMCLTGNCESKSKSADVRLNEWKQQSPLSFEIYDDPPQTESAVSNVKRDFTDTEHGQELEKNSRHKDQACDDLHSSFDDTESDVLDVHVIDDNIEHKEKEIENSSSSSCSTTLSDKPMNTRLEHASCSDADSKCKSMPFDTESDSPYLVHNEKLRIDNEIEVLGERLRTVKHEKEKLTLFTDKGENEKGQLKLLDEIASRLQQIKQLRKPARDASLPPKPARGASLPPSWTQVSERKRRSQSVTLETCESS
- the LOC127107629 gene encoding myosin-binding protein 3 isoform X1, which translates into the protein MQVELMKMALEETDSWSLGGIIGSFIDLFVAYVLLCGSTFAFFVAKFLRFFGFYLPCPCKGILGYRNSYLCFHMLLFEWPLRKICSIQVMALKRFPFDLVWVKKDHSLNNINENKMVVNVDEKTCGNNDNRIVELEDESLSSSPRLREIGYDVKGKGVLSLKRRSGFRRRKRSGYDCGKIDSVIRRHSFQSDVTFTSTPCDGSSGMIKDRSSQSSNSASGKEGSLHCDDYDRTSHDLDEKTCHSYEFNTSIIESPGQGIYSSTLEHYSSATTRDNIHVVGNEDSRIKMYENALEEEKAAYAALYLELEKERAAAATAADEAMAMILRLQEEKALMEMEMRQYDRLIEERVAYDEEEMSIMQEILIRREKENLFLEKELERYRQMCLTGNCESKSKSADVRLNEWKQQSPLSFEIYDDPPQTESAVSNVKRDFTDTEHGQELEKNSRHKDQACDDLHSSFDDTESDVLDVHVIDDNIEHKEKEIENSSSSSCSTTLSDKPMNTRLEHASCSDADSKCKSMPFDTESDSPYLVHNEKLRIDNEIEVLGERLRTVKHEKEKLTLFTDKGENEKGQLKLLDEIASRLQQIKQLRKPARDASLPPKPARGASLPPSWTQVSERKRRSQSVTLETCESS